Proteins from a single region of Coleofasciculus sp. FACHB-T130:
- a CDS encoding sigma-70 family RNA polymerase sigma factor, producing MGDQAKEKPDLDTDAYLVKRCQEGNKQSFRQLYQRHQQRVRSTLYQLCGTSCLDDLVQEVFLRAWKGLPKLRETAHFSTWLYRISWNVASDRRRQFAVETRNFASLQQSATNALPSQQESPTLMHLHYEDLVQRGLQQLSFEHRAVLVLHDLEDVPQKEIANILSIPVGTVKSRLFHARTSMRQFLQKQGVQL from the coding sequence ATGGGCGATCAAGCCAAAGAAAAACCCGATCTCGACACCGATGCTTACTTGGTAAAGCGGTGTCAAGAAGGCAACAAGCAGAGCTTTCGGCAACTCTACCAGCGCCATCAGCAGCGTGTCAGATCGACTCTTTACCAACTCTGCGGTACCTCATGCTTAGATGATTTGGTGCAAGAAGTATTCTTACGCGCTTGGAAGGGATTACCAAAGTTGCGGGAAACCGCCCATTTTTCGACTTGGCTTTATCGGATTAGCTGGAATGTCGCGTCAGATCGACGGCGACAATTTGCTGTAGAAACCCGAAATTTCGCGTCTTTACAACAAAGCGCTACCAATGCCTTGCCAAGTCAACAAGAATCTCCCACTCTGATGCACTTACATTATGAAGATTTAGTGCAGCGCGGACTGCAACAGCTAAGTTTCGAGCATCGCGCCGTACTGGTTCTGCACGACTTAGAAGACGTTCCGCAAAAAGAGATTGCAAATATCTTGTCGATTCCAGTTGGCACAGTAAAATCGCGGCTCTTTCATGCTAGAACCTCCATGAGGCAATTTCTCCAGAAGCAAGGAGTCCAACTATGA